A DNA window from Pongo abelii isolate AG06213 chromosome 2, NHGRI_mPonAbe1-v2.0_pri, whole genome shotgun sequence contains the following coding sequences:
- the MST1R gene encoding macrophage-stimulating protein receptor isoform X3 — translation MELLPPLPQSFLLLLLLPAEPAAGEDWQCPRTPYAASRDFDVKYVVPSFSAGGLVQAMVTYEGDRNESAVFVAIRNRLHVLGPDLKSVQSLATGPAGDPGCQTCAACGSGPHGPPGDTDTKVLVLEPALPALVSCGSSLQGRCFLHDLEPQGTAVHLAAPACLFSAHHNRPDDCPDCVASPLGTRVTVVEQGQASYFYVASSLDAAVAASFSPRSVSIRRLKADASGFAPGFVALSVLPKHLVSYSIEYVHSFHTGAFVYFLTVQPASVTDAPSALHTRLARLSATEPELGDYRELVLDCRFAPKRRRRGAPEGGQPYPVLRVAHSAPVGAQLATELSIAEGQEVLFGVFVAGKDGGPGVGPNSVVCAFPIDLLDTLIDEGVERCCESPVHPGLRRGLDFFQSPSFCPNPPGLEALSPNTSCRHFPLLVSSSFSRVDLFNGLLGPVQVTALYVTRLDNVTVAHMGTMDGRILQVELARSLNYLLYVSNFSLGDSGQPVQRDVSRLGDHLLFASGDQVFQVPIRGPGCRHFLTCGRCLRAQRFMGCGWCGNMCGQQKECPGSWQQDHCPPKLTEFHPHSGPLRGSTRLTLCGSNFYLHPSGLVPEGTHQVTVGQSPCWPLPKDSSKLRPVPRKDFVEEFECELEPLGTQAVGPTNVSLTVTNMPPGKHFRVDGTSVLRGFSFMEPVLIAVQPLFGPRAGGTCLTLEGQSLSVGTSRAVLVNGTECLLAQVSEGQLLCATPPGATVASVPLSLQVGGAQVPGSWTFHYREDPVVLSISPNCGYINSHITICGQHLTSAWHLVLSFHDGLRAVESRQCERQLPEQQLCRLPEYVVRDPQGWVAGNLSARGDGAAGFTLPGFRFLPPPHPPSANLVPLKPEEHAIKFEYIGLGAVADCVGINVTVGGESCQHEFRGDMVVCPLPPSLQLGQDGAPLQVCVDGECHILGRVVRPGPDGVPQSTLLSILLPLLLLVAALATALVFSYWWRRQQLVLPPNLNDLASLDQTAGATPLPILYSGSDYRSGLGHFGVVYHGEYIDQAQNRIQCAIKSLSRITEMQQVEAFLREGLLMRGLNHPNVLALIGIMLPPEGLPHVLLPYMCHGDLLQFIRSPQRNPTVKDLISFGLQVAHGMEYLAEQKFVHRDLAARNCMLDKSFTVKVADFGLARDILDKEYYSVRQHRHARLPVKWMALESLQTYRFTTKSDVWSFGVLLWELLTRGAPPYPHIDPFDLTHFLARGRRLPQPEYCPDSLYQVMQQCWEADPAVRPTFGVLVGEVEQIVSALLGDHYVQLPATYMNLGPSTSHEMNVHPEQPQSSPMPGSARRPRPLSEPPRPT, via the exons ATGGAGCTCCTCCCGCCACTGCCTCAGTCCttcctgttgctgctgctgttgcctgCCGAGCCTGCGGCGGGCGAGGACTGGCAGTGCCCGCGCACACCCTACGCGGCCTCTCGCGACTTTGACGTGAAGTACGTGGTGCCCAGCTTCTCCGCCGGAGGCCTGGTACAGGCCATGGTGACCTACGAGGGCGACAGAAATGAGAGTGCTGTGTTTGTAGCCATACGCAATCGCCTGCATGTGCTTGGGCCTGACCTGAAGTCTGTCCAGAGCCTGGCCACGGGTCCTGCTGGGGACCCTGGCTGCCAGACGTGTGCAGCCTGTGGCTCAGGCCCCCACGGCCCTCCCGGTGACACAGACACAAAGGTGCTGGTGCTAGAGCCCGCGCTGCCTGCGCTGGTCAGTTGTGGCTCCAGCCTGCAGGGCCGCTGCTTCCTGCATGACCTAGAGCCCCAAGGGACAGCCGTGCATCTGGCAGCACCAGCCTGCCTCTTCTCAGCCCACCATAACCGGCCCGATGACTGCCCTGACTGTGTGGCCAGCCCATTGGGCACCCGTGTGACTGTGGTTGAGCAAGGCCAGGCCTCCTATTTCTACGTGGCATCCTCACTGGACGCAGCCGTGGCTGCCAGCTTCAGCCCACGCTCAGTGTCTATCAGGCGTCTCAAGGCTGACGCCTCGGGATTCGCACCGGGCTTTGTGGCGTTGTCAGTGCTGCCCAAGCATCTTGTCTCCTACAGTATTGAATACGTGCACAGCTTCCACACGGGAGCCTTCGTATACTTCCTGACTGTACAGCCGGCCAGCGTGACAGATGCTCCTAGTGCCCTGCACACACGCCTGGCACGGCTTAGCGCCACTGAGCCAGAGTTGGGTGACTATCGGGAGCTGGTCCTCGACTGCAGATTTGCTCCAAAACGCAGGCGCCGGGGGGCCCCAGAGGGCGGACAGCCCTACCCTGTGCTGCGGGTGGCCCACTCCGCTCCAGTGGGTGCCCAGCTTGCCACTGAGCTGAGCATCGCTGAGGGTCAGGAAGTgctatttggggtctttgtgGCTGGCAAGGATGGTGGTCCTGGCGTGGGCCCCAACTCTGTCGTCTGTGCCTTCCCCATTGACCTGCTGGACACACTAATTGATGAGGGTGTGGAACGCTGTTGTGAATCCCCAGTCCATCCAGGCCTCCGGCGAGGCCTCGACTTCTTCCAGTCGCCGAGTTTTTGCCCCAACCCG CCTGGCCTGGAGGCCCTCAGCCCCAACACCAGCTGCCGCCACTTCCCTCTGCTGGTCAGTAGCAGCTTCTCACGTGTGGACCTATTCAATGGGCTGTTGGGACCAGTACAGGTCACTGCATTGTATGTGACACGCCTTGACAACGTCACAGTGGCGCACATGGGCACGATGGATGGGCGTATCCTGCAG GTGGAGCTGGCCAGGTCACTCAACTACTTGCTGTATGTGTCCAACTTCTCACTGGGTGACAGTGGGCAGCCCGTGCAGCGGGATGTCAGTCGTCTCGGGGACCACCTACTCTTCGCCTCTGGGGACCAG GTTTTCCAGGTACCTATCCGAGGCCCTGGCTGCCGCCACTTCCTCACCTGTGGGCGTTGCCTAAGGGCACAGCGTTTCATGGGCTGTGGCTGGTGTGGGAACATGTGTGGCCAGCAGAAGGAGTGTCCTGGCTCCTGGCAACAGGACCACTGCCCACCTAAGCTTACTGAG TTCCACCCCCACAGTGGACCTCTAAGGGGCAGTACAAGGCTGACCCTGTGTGGCTCCAACTTCTACCTGCACCCTTCTGGTCTGGTGCCTGAGGGAACCCATCAGGTCACTGTGGGCCAAAGTCCCTGCTGGCCACTGCCCAAGGACAGCTCAAAACTCAG ACCAGTGCCCCGGAAAGACTTTGTAGAGGAGTTTGAGTGTGAACTGGAGCCCTTGGGCACCCAGGCAGTGGGGCCTACCAACGTCAGCCTCACCGTGACTAACATGCCACCGGGCAAGCACTTCCGGGTAGACGGCACCTCCGTGCTGAGAGGCTTCTCTTTCATG GAGCCAGTGCTGATAGCAGTGCAACCCCTCTTTGGCCCACGGGCAGGAGGCACCTGTCTCACTCTTGAAGGCCAGAGTCTGTCTGTAGGCACCAGCCGGGCTGTGCTGGTCAATGGGACTGAGTGTCTGCTAGCACA GGTCAGTGAGGGGCAGCTTTTATGTGCCACACCCCCTGGGGCCACAGTGGCCAGTGTCCCCCTTAGCCTGCAGGTGGGGGGTGCCCAGGTACCTGGTTCCTGGACCTTCCACTACAGAGAAGACCCTGTCGTGCTAAGCATCAGCCCCAACTGTGGCTACAT CAACTCCCACATCACCATCTGTGGCCAGCATCTAACTTCAGCATGGCACTTAGTGCTGTCATTCCATGATGGGCTTAGGGCAGTGGAAAGCAGG CAGTGTGAGAGGCAGCTTCCAGAGCAGCAGCTGTGCCGCCTTCCTGAATATGTGGTCCGAGACCCCCAGGGATGGGTGGCAGGGAATCTGAGTGCCCGGGGGGATGGAGCTGCTGGCTTTACACTGCCTGGCTTTCGCTtcctacccccaccccatccaCCCAGTGCCAACCTAGTTCCACTGAAGCCTGAGGAGCATGCCATTAAGTTCGAG TATAttgggctgggcgctgtggctgaCTGCGTGGGTATCAACGTGACCGTGGGTGGTGAGAGCTGCCAGCACGAGTTCCGGGGGGACATGGTTGtctgccccctgcccccatccctgcAGCTTGGCCAGGATGGTGCCCCATTGCAG GTCTGCGTGGATGGTGAATGTCATATCCTGGGTAGAGTGGTGCGGCCAGGGCCAGACGGGGTCCCACAGAGCACACTCCTTAGTATCCTGCTGCCTTTGCTGCTGCTTGTGGCCGCACTGGCGACTGCACTGGTCTTCAGCTACTGGTGGAGGAGGCAGCAGCTAG TTCTTCCTCCCAACCTGAATGACCTGGCATCCCTGGACCAGACTGCTGGAGCCACACCCCTGCCTATTCTGTACTCAGGCTCTGACTACAGAAGTGGCCTTG GCCACTTTGGAGTTGTCTACCACGGAGAATACATAGACCAGGCCCAGAATCGAATCCAATGTGCCATCAAGTCACTAAGTC GCATCACAGAGATGCAGCAGGTGGAGGCCTTCCTGCGAGAGGGGCTGCTCATGCGTGGCCTGAACCACCCGAATGTGCTGGCTCTCATTGGTATCATGTTGCCACCTGAGGGCCTGCCCCATGTGCTGCTGCCCTATATGTGCCACGGTGACCTGCTCCAGTTCATCCGCTCACCTCAGCGG AACCCCACCGTGAAGGACCTCATCAGCTTTGGCCTGCAGGTAGCCCACGGCATGGAGTACCTGGCAGAGCAGAAGTTTGTGCACAGGGACCTGGCTGCGCGGAACTGCAT GCTGGACAAGTCATTCACAGTCAAGGTGGCTGACTTTGGTTTGGCCCGTGACATCCTGGACAAGGAGTACTATAGTGTTCGACAGCATCGCCACGCTCGCCTACCTGTGAAGTGGATGGCGCTGGAGAGCCTGCAGACCTATAGATTTACCACCAAGTCTGATGTG TGGTCATTTGGTGTGCTGCTGTGGGAACTGCTGACACGGGGTGCCCCACCATACCCCCACATCGACCCTTTTGACCTTACCCACTTCCTGGCCCGGGGTCGGCGCCTGCCCCAGCCTGAGTATTGCCCTGATTCTCT GTACCAAGTGATGCAGCAATGCTGGGAGGCGGACCCAGCAGTGCGACCCACCTTCGGAGTACTAGTTGGGGAAGTGGAGCAGATAGTGTCTGCACTGCTTGGGGACCATTATGTGCAGCTGCCAGCAACCTACATGAACTTGGGCCCCAGCACCTCACATGAGATGAATGTGCATCCAGAACAGCCGCAGTCCTCACCCATGCCAGGGAGTGCACGCCGGCCCCGGCCACTCTCAGAGCCTCCTCGGCCCACTTGA
- the MST1R gene encoding macrophage-stimulating protein receptor isoform X4: MELLPPLPQSFLLLLLLPAEPAAGEDWQCPRTPYAASRDFDVKYVVPSFSAGGLVQAMVTYEGDRNESAVFVAIRNRLHVLGPDLKSVQSLATGPAGDPGCQTCAACGSGPHGPPGDTDTKVLVLEPALPALVSCGSSLQGRCFLHDLEPQGTAVHLAAPACLFSAHHNRPDDCPDCVASPLGTRVTVVEQGQASYFYVASSLDAAVAASFSPRSVSIRRLKADASGFAPGFVALSVLPKHLVSYSIEYVHSFHTGAFVYFLTVQPASVTDAPSALHTRLARLSATEPELGDYRELVLDCRFAPKRRRRGAPEGGQPYPVLRVAHSAPVGAQLATELSIAEGQEVLFGVFVAGKDGGPGVGPNSVVCAFPIDLLDTLIDEGVERCCESPVHPGLRRGLDFFQSPSFCPNPPGLEALSPNTSCRHFPLLVSSSFSRVDLFNGLLGPVQVTALYVTRLDNVTVAHMGTMDGRILQVELARSLNYLLYVSNFSLGDSGQPVQRDVSRLGDHLLFASGDQVFQVPIRGPGCRHFLTCGRCLRAQRFMGCGWCGNMCGQQKECPGSWQQDHCPPKLTEFHPHSGPLRGSTRLTLCGSNFYLHPSGLVPEGTHQVTVGQSPCWPLPKDSSKLRPVPRKDFVEEFECELEPLGTQAVGPTNVSLTVTNMPPGKHFRVDGTSVLRGFSFMEPVLIAVQPLFGPRAGGTCLTLEGQSLSVGTSRAVLVNGTECLLAQVSEGQLLCATPPGATVASVPLSLQVGGAQVPGSWTFHYREDPVVLSISPNCGYINSHITICGQHLTSAWHLVLSFHDGLRAVESRCERQLPEQQLCRLPEYVVRDPQGWVAGNLSARGDGAAGFTLPGFRFLPPPHPPSANLVPLKPEEHAIKFEYIGLGAVADCVGINVTVGGESCQHEFRGDMVVCPLPPSLQLGQDGAPLQVCVDGECHILGRVVRPGPDGVPQSTLLSILLPLLLLVAALATALVFSYWWRRQQLVLPPNLNDLASLDQTAGATPLPILYSGSDYRSGLGHFGVVYHGEYIDQAQNRIQCAIKSLSRITEMQQVEAFLREGLLMRGLNHPNVLALIGIMLPPEGLPHVLLPYMCHGDLLQFIRSPQRNPTVKDLISFGLQVAHGMEYLAEQKFVHRDLAARNCMLDKSFTVKVADFGLARDILDKEYYSVRQHRHARLPVKWMALESLQTYRFTTKSDVWSFGVLLWELLTRGAPPYPHIDPFDLTHFLARGRRLPQPEYCPDSLYQVMQQCWEADPAVRPTFGVLVGEVEQIVSALLGDHYVQLPATYMNLGPSTSHEMNVHPEQPQSSPMPGSARRPRPLSEPPRPT, encoded by the exons ATGGAGCTCCTCCCGCCACTGCCTCAGTCCttcctgttgctgctgctgttgcctgCCGAGCCTGCGGCGGGCGAGGACTGGCAGTGCCCGCGCACACCCTACGCGGCCTCTCGCGACTTTGACGTGAAGTACGTGGTGCCCAGCTTCTCCGCCGGAGGCCTGGTACAGGCCATGGTGACCTACGAGGGCGACAGAAATGAGAGTGCTGTGTTTGTAGCCATACGCAATCGCCTGCATGTGCTTGGGCCTGACCTGAAGTCTGTCCAGAGCCTGGCCACGGGTCCTGCTGGGGACCCTGGCTGCCAGACGTGTGCAGCCTGTGGCTCAGGCCCCCACGGCCCTCCCGGTGACACAGACACAAAGGTGCTGGTGCTAGAGCCCGCGCTGCCTGCGCTGGTCAGTTGTGGCTCCAGCCTGCAGGGCCGCTGCTTCCTGCATGACCTAGAGCCCCAAGGGACAGCCGTGCATCTGGCAGCACCAGCCTGCCTCTTCTCAGCCCACCATAACCGGCCCGATGACTGCCCTGACTGTGTGGCCAGCCCATTGGGCACCCGTGTGACTGTGGTTGAGCAAGGCCAGGCCTCCTATTTCTACGTGGCATCCTCACTGGACGCAGCCGTGGCTGCCAGCTTCAGCCCACGCTCAGTGTCTATCAGGCGTCTCAAGGCTGACGCCTCGGGATTCGCACCGGGCTTTGTGGCGTTGTCAGTGCTGCCCAAGCATCTTGTCTCCTACAGTATTGAATACGTGCACAGCTTCCACACGGGAGCCTTCGTATACTTCCTGACTGTACAGCCGGCCAGCGTGACAGATGCTCCTAGTGCCCTGCACACACGCCTGGCACGGCTTAGCGCCACTGAGCCAGAGTTGGGTGACTATCGGGAGCTGGTCCTCGACTGCAGATTTGCTCCAAAACGCAGGCGCCGGGGGGCCCCAGAGGGCGGACAGCCCTACCCTGTGCTGCGGGTGGCCCACTCCGCTCCAGTGGGTGCCCAGCTTGCCACTGAGCTGAGCATCGCTGAGGGTCAGGAAGTgctatttggggtctttgtgGCTGGCAAGGATGGTGGTCCTGGCGTGGGCCCCAACTCTGTCGTCTGTGCCTTCCCCATTGACCTGCTGGACACACTAATTGATGAGGGTGTGGAACGCTGTTGTGAATCCCCAGTCCATCCAGGCCTCCGGCGAGGCCTCGACTTCTTCCAGTCGCCGAGTTTTTGCCCCAACCCG CCTGGCCTGGAGGCCCTCAGCCCCAACACCAGCTGCCGCCACTTCCCTCTGCTGGTCAGTAGCAGCTTCTCACGTGTGGACCTATTCAATGGGCTGTTGGGACCAGTACAGGTCACTGCATTGTATGTGACACGCCTTGACAACGTCACAGTGGCGCACATGGGCACGATGGATGGGCGTATCCTGCAG GTGGAGCTGGCCAGGTCACTCAACTACTTGCTGTATGTGTCCAACTTCTCACTGGGTGACAGTGGGCAGCCCGTGCAGCGGGATGTCAGTCGTCTCGGGGACCACCTACTCTTCGCCTCTGGGGACCAG GTTTTCCAGGTACCTATCCGAGGCCCTGGCTGCCGCCACTTCCTCACCTGTGGGCGTTGCCTAAGGGCACAGCGTTTCATGGGCTGTGGCTGGTGTGGGAACATGTGTGGCCAGCAGAAGGAGTGTCCTGGCTCCTGGCAACAGGACCACTGCCCACCTAAGCTTACTGAG TTCCACCCCCACAGTGGACCTCTAAGGGGCAGTACAAGGCTGACCCTGTGTGGCTCCAACTTCTACCTGCACCCTTCTGGTCTGGTGCCTGAGGGAACCCATCAGGTCACTGTGGGCCAAAGTCCCTGCTGGCCACTGCCCAAGGACAGCTCAAAACTCAG ACCAGTGCCCCGGAAAGACTTTGTAGAGGAGTTTGAGTGTGAACTGGAGCCCTTGGGCACCCAGGCAGTGGGGCCTACCAACGTCAGCCTCACCGTGACTAACATGCCACCGGGCAAGCACTTCCGGGTAGACGGCACCTCCGTGCTGAGAGGCTTCTCTTTCATG GAGCCAGTGCTGATAGCAGTGCAACCCCTCTTTGGCCCACGGGCAGGAGGCACCTGTCTCACTCTTGAAGGCCAGAGTCTGTCTGTAGGCACCAGCCGGGCTGTGCTGGTCAATGGGACTGAGTGTCTGCTAGCACA GGTCAGTGAGGGGCAGCTTTTATGTGCCACACCCCCTGGGGCCACAGTGGCCAGTGTCCCCCTTAGCCTGCAGGTGGGGGGTGCCCAGGTACCTGGTTCCTGGACCTTCCACTACAGAGAAGACCCTGTCGTGCTAAGCATCAGCCCCAACTGTGGCTACAT CAACTCCCACATCACCATCTGTGGCCAGCATCTAACTTCAGCATGGCACTTAGTGCTGTCATTCCATGATGGGCTTAGGGCAGTGGAAAGCAGG TGTGAGAGGCAGCTTCCAGAGCAGCAGCTGTGCCGCCTTCCTGAATATGTGGTCCGAGACCCCCAGGGATGGGTGGCAGGGAATCTGAGTGCCCGGGGGGATGGAGCTGCTGGCTTTACACTGCCTGGCTTTCGCTtcctacccccaccccatccaCCCAGTGCCAACCTAGTTCCACTGAAGCCTGAGGAGCATGCCATTAAGTTCGAG TATAttgggctgggcgctgtggctgaCTGCGTGGGTATCAACGTGACCGTGGGTGGTGAGAGCTGCCAGCACGAGTTCCGGGGGGACATGGTTGtctgccccctgcccccatccctgcAGCTTGGCCAGGATGGTGCCCCATTGCAG GTCTGCGTGGATGGTGAATGTCATATCCTGGGTAGAGTGGTGCGGCCAGGGCCAGACGGGGTCCCACAGAGCACACTCCTTAGTATCCTGCTGCCTTTGCTGCTGCTTGTGGCCGCACTGGCGACTGCACTGGTCTTCAGCTACTGGTGGAGGAGGCAGCAGCTAG TTCTTCCTCCCAACCTGAATGACCTGGCATCCCTGGACCAGACTGCTGGAGCCACACCCCTGCCTATTCTGTACTCAGGCTCTGACTACAGAAGTGGCCTTG GCCACTTTGGAGTTGTCTACCACGGAGAATACATAGACCAGGCCCAGAATCGAATCCAATGTGCCATCAAGTCACTAAGTC GCATCACAGAGATGCAGCAGGTGGAGGCCTTCCTGCGAGAGGGGCTGCTCATGCGTGGCCTGAACCACCCGAATGTGCTGGCTCTCATTGGTATCATGTTGCCACCTGAGGGCCTGCCCCATGTGCTGCTGCCCTATATGTGCCACGGTGACCTGCTCCAGTTCATCCGCTCACCTCAGCGG AACCCCACCGTGAAGGACCTCATCAGCTTTGGCCTGCAGGTAGCCCACGGCATGGAGTACCTGGCAGAGCAGAAGTTTGTGCACAGGGACCTGGCTGCGCGGAACTGCAT GCTGGACAAGTCATTCACAGTCAAGGTGGCTGACTTTGGTTTGGCCCGTGACATCCTGGACAAGGAGTACTATAGTGTTCGACAGCATCGCCACGCTCGCCTACCTGTGAAGTGGATGGCGCTGGAGAGCCTGCAGACCTATAGATTTACCACCAAGTCTGATGTG TGGTCATTTGGTGTGCTGCTGTGGGAACTGCTGACACGGGGTGCCCCACCATACCCCCACATCGACCCTTTTGACCTTACCCACTTCCTGGCCCGGGGTCGGCGCCTGCCCCAGCCTGAGTATTGCCCTGATTCTCT GTACCAAGTGATGCAGCAATGCTGGGAGGCGGACCCAGCAGTGCGACCCACCTTCGGAGTACTAGTTGGGGAAGTGGAGCAGATAGTGTCTGCACTGCTTGGGGACCATTATGTGCAGCTGCCAGCAACCTACATGAACTTGGGCCCCAGCACCTCACATGAGATGAATGTGCATCCAGAACAGCCGCAGTCCTCACCCATGCCAGGGAGTGCACGCCGGCCCCGGCCACTCTCAGAGCCTCCTCGGCCCACTTGA